The genomic window tgttttcttggcacactttaggcctctTAGTGCCAAttaggcatcgtttaaatgccacggcctacctgagcattgtttctgaccatgtccatccctttatgaccaccatgtacccatcctctgatggctacttccagcaggataatgcaccatgtcacaaaggtcgaatcatttcaaattggtttcttgaacatgacaatgagttcactgtactaaactggcccccacagtcaccagatctcaacccaatagagcatctttgggatgtggtggaacgggagcttcgtgccctggatgtgcatcccacaaatctccatcaactgcaagatgctatcctatcaatatgggccaacatttctaaagaatgctttcagcaccttgttgaatcaatgccacgtagaattaaggcagttctgaaggcgaaagggggtcaaacacagtattagtatggtgttcctaataatcctttaggtgagtgtataactatTAGCCTAAACTATATTTCATAAAAACAAGCAgctctgtttattattattattattattattattattatttttgtcatttagctgacactcttatccagggcgacttacatttgtacccatttatacagctgggcattttactggagcgatctaagtgaagcacctgctcaagggtacaacagcactgtctCACCCAGCTGCTGTGATGAACATCACAGGGAGAGTTGACACGCAGGGGTTTAACTGTGAAGTGATGATGCGATACTGGTTCATTTTCCACAACACATCCACATTTTCCTTTCGTTGCATTATAGtttcaataaaatatgttttcaccTCCAGTGGTGTAGTTGTTGAATAAAAAGGAGTGGGTGCTGTACGCAGCTTTTATATGAATTGTTACGTTAATAATTGGGCTTTATTACTTATTCTCATTATATTATTTCATACAAATACACCACGcaaggaaatgttttaaatacatttattaataatttgaaatatttagaaTCGAGAAGCATGAGGTTGACAGAGTGGCGTGTTCCACCCGGCTCCACTACAGCCCTGTGTCAGAGGCGGAGTTTTAAAGTGCTGGTCAGAGGTCGGagagtcatatatatatatatgacattattattaaaaattccTTTGGGAGTTGAAGAATCattgatacagtgagggaaaaagtatttgatcccctgctgattttgtacgtttgcccactgacaaagaaatgatccgtctataattttaatggtaggtgtattttaacagtgagagacagaataacaacaaaaaatccagaaaaacgcatttcaaaaaagttataaattgatttgcatgttaatgagggaaataagtatttgaccccttcgacttagtacttggtggcaaaacccttgttggcaatcacagaggtcagacgtttcttgtagttggccaccaggtttgcacacatctcaggagggattttgtcccactcctctttgcagatcctctccaagtcattaaggtttcgaggctgacgtttggcaactcgaaccttcagctccctccacagattttctatgggattaaggtctggagactggctaggccactccaggaccttaatgtgcttcttcttgagccactcctttgttgccttggctgtgtgttttgggtcattgtcatgctggaatacccatccacgacccattttcaatgccctggctgagggaaggaggttctcacccaagatttgacggtacatggccccgtccatcgtccctttgatgcggtgcagttgtcctgtccccttagcagaaaaacacccccaaagcataatgtttccacctccatgtttgatggtggggatggtgttcttggggtcattcctcctcctccaaacacggcgagttgagttgatgccaaagagttcgattttggtctcgtctgaccacaacactttcacccagttctcctctgaatcattcagatgttcattggcaaacttcagacgggcctgtacatgtgctttcttgagcaggcggaccttgcgggcgctgcaggatttcagtccttcacggcgtagtgtgttaccaattgttttcttggagactatggtcccagctgccttgagatcattaacaagatcctcccgtgtagttctgggctgattcctcaccgttctcatgatcattgaaactccacgaggtgagatcttgcatggagccccagaccgagggagactgacagttattttgtgtttctttaatttgcgaataatcgcaccaactgttgtcaccttctcaccaagctgcttggcgatggtcttgtagcccattccagccttgtgtaggtctacaatcttgtccctgacatccttggacagctctttggtcttggccatggtggagagtttggaatctgattgattgattgcttctgtggacaggtgtcttttatacaggtaacgagctgagattaggagagtccctttaagagagtttcAGCTCatttcctgtataaaagacacctgggagccagaaatcttgctgattgataggggatcaaatacttatttccctcattaacatgcaaatcaatttataacttttttgaaatgtgtttttctggatttttttgttgttattctgtctctcactgttaaaatacacccaccattaaaattatagactgatcatttctttgtcagtgggcaaacgtacaaaatcagcaggggatcaaatacttttttcccccactgtacatgttCTAATGTCACAGATGGCATCCCTGTGCTGTATTTTGCTTGGTTGTGTCCAGAGCTTTGCTAACCTTTGTAAGGCTTGTCGTGTCtacagggagaaagagaggctGATGATGGAAATCAGGAATTTAAAGCCACCAGGGGAGGAATGGTCAGAATTCAGGATCCTGATGCTCGGGCAGATCAGCTCTGGGAAGTCCAGTTTCCTCAACACAGTTGGATCCATCTTCCAGGATCGTTTGGTATCCCGGGCAATAGTTGGTGTGGGCAGTACGAGTGTTACCAAGAAGGTTAGTAGGAATCTGAAGTACAAATAACTATTTTAATTCGAGTGAATGAACAATCCTGTACATTGGATTgatatataaagatgtgtttAACATTAATTTGTGACACAGAGCACCAGAGTGCGATACAGCAAACGCTGCATAACTGTGACACAAATAAGGATATACAATGATTTTACTGACTGGGGTTTGGAGACGTTCTGCTCAGTTGACCCTTGACTTCATCCTGCTACCATGAAGACTGTTGTGCAGTAAAGGCTGGGTCTGAGTGCCAAACAGCTGCTGATTCTGAGCTCCGATGACTCAGTATGTGAACCACATCATCAGACCTCGTGACACAGTCATGGCAATGTTTCGATTGATTGGTGGGGATATATTGCCTATTATTAACTGAAAGCTCAGTGCTGTCTTCAGGGAGTAAAGTGTTTCAGTTTCCTGGGTATTTGTTCTTCTGAAGAGCTCTGATCTCCCAGTGCAGAAGTCTTAAAGTGTCTTTAACTGATCTAGTGCTGCTCAGCATGAAATACACTTGTAtttttgacattattattattattattattagtagtagtagtagtagtagtagtagtagtagtagtagtagtagtagtagtagtagtattattatacaaaagttaattgtaattatataccGATAGAACAACAATCCCAGCCTGagttttgctttttaatatgAGTTGAGTTGCGCTCCTTTGCTTTAAATGTCTGCCGATCAATGATGAAAACTTGATGAGACCAGTATTctttatatagtatatattatgCAATACAAACAACTGTGAAAACCCTGCTTATCTTTTGTCATCCAGTTTACTCCCTACCATTTGAGAGATAAAAAAACAGGATCGTATCTGCCTTTCGCTCTGTGTGACGTAATGGGCAAGGAGACCAGAGACGGGCAGGGGACACTTCCTGAGGACATCATCAGTGCAGCTAAAGGACACATGAAAGACGGATACGAGGTAAATCCAGCTGACATACTATAACCCTCCCACAGGCTTAGTTATTTTTTGAcaaagtgttttttgttgttgttgttaatatctTACACAAAAttgtaagaataaaaaaaaagcaaaatattcgCCAACATGaatgatttatattaatatttctctctctctgcaagtTTAATCCTGCATCACCCCTGAAACATGACCCCAGTGAGAAACCCCCTGTGAAAGATCAGGCTCACTGCATCATCTACATTGTGGCAGCGGATCAATTAAGCCTCCTGTCAAATAATATTCTGGATAAGATGAAGAGAGTCCGCAATGAGCTCAATGATTTGGGTGAGGCAGTCCGGATGGAGACACCATTCTTGAAAACTTTGTTAAAACCTGTGCATTGTTCAGACTCaatcaatgcagaaaatgcaAAGTAAACTGAAATTAttaccaggaaaaaaaaaaaactattactcTTGAGTTAACTGAGCTAATCtagtttacatttatttatattcaaatatatgcACAAAACTTTAAATCTGCAAGCTCACATGACAATAAACAACAGTGTTTTATTCAAAGCTTTATATAAAGGTTTAGTGTCTTGCCAGTTCATCATATATTATATCTCTGTGTCATTTATGTTACAGGTGGTCATTGGTCATTGTCAACAGGAGAATGTACTTCAGAATTTAGTATTTTTAGAGTTTTATGATAAAAATTAGATTTATACAAGATGGCTCTCTATCTGTCATTTCATGTTAAACATGATTGTTCATCCTCATTACAATGTTTTCTGCCATTATTAACTTGTAACATAAATTGTAATGACTATTGCAATAGCCTTCAGTttagttaaatatattttatatataacagggttagggtaagtgcaGGTTAAtctgctcaacatcagaactcagatggtgttcatgaggtattgatgtttaaatcctatattatttatatattaattcaaGAGGAATCACAGTACCTTGCAAggtgttacaattttttttctgACATTATTAACTTGGTAAGGACTATTTCAATAACCTTCAATTTAGTTAAATcattgttttgatattttattttaggtacaATAACTAAAAGTTAAGTTTGCTTGTCACTTTgccaacaaaaaaatgaaaatcagaGAGACCTATAGATGCATTTTGGAGAGCTGGAGGCCAGGTTTGGTGTGTAGtccacagtaacacacacatttcagagtCAGACAGAGTGAGGACACCTGATTGTAGTGTATAAACCATGAGACGGCAGGGAAAACTGATTTTGCTCTCTTTGGCTCAGGTCTCCCTCAGGTGGTGCTGTTGACTAAGGTGGACGCAGCCTGTCCATTGGTCAAGGAAGATCTCTGCAAAGTGTACAAGAGCATTTACATCAAAAAACAGGTAGGCTTAGATGGAGGCTGCTGGAAATATGTGTCTCACTATCATCACAGCCCCCCTGCAAGCTCTTCATTGGCTGTATTTACATGCAGAGAATTTTGTCAATCTGAATGAATTTGATCCAATTGAAGACTCCCAAAGAACTGTTTACATGCACACTAACATGAGGCAATACCTTGGAGGTATTCATTTATATGTAATCggaaatacatttttggtaTACACTCGTCAGTGGCTGATAGTATCTGTGTCAGATTATGACTTCCACTTGTAAGTTTATTGGTTAGTCCTTTGGTGACTATGAAGTCAAATTTGCAATCCACAGATTTTAtgttaacactttacaataaggtaccggTATAACtcataatatatgaatactataggacaggggtggctaaccctggtcctggagaaccgcaatcctgcaggatttccaggtctctcttaaTTATCAATATATCTGAGTCTTACCtgcacttaccctaaccctaaccctagaacctaaccctgttatacatgtgattaacatgaactgagatgaagtgcatgacatattcaggTGTTCATATTTCAATTGCCTTATTTGTCCACATATTGTTTTGCAGAGCACACAAGGTTAGCTGCACTTCCTTACATGATTCTTTTCATTGTTGCTGGAGGGTAGCAGATGTGTGGTTGTTGAGAGTATCCCTATGCACTTTGTGCATGTTGTCCAGTACAGTGATTATGAAATCTGAATTTTCATTAAACCAGTCTTGATGTTTATGGCCCCTGTATCCTATGGAGTGTACTGCAGCTTTGTAGAGCACTGAGCTCACATGGGTATACTTCTGGTCCAATGGTTCTTCTGATCTCAGGAGAGGCTCCATCTCCCATAGCCTTTCTGCAAGAGAGTGGTGGTATCAATCCCTGGCCTCAGCTTTTTTGGGCCAGGCACTGTGCAGTCTCTTCTTATAGGACTTCTGCAAGCGCTGGGAGTTTGACCATCATACAATGATCAGTCCACTATCATTCCACACCTCATTCTGCACCCCTCATGCCTCATTCTATTTTGGTAGGGTATGTGCGTAAGCACTGAGAAGAGTAGCGTAGCGCAGTGCAGCACTATTTAGCCAGGGGGATATGGAGAGACATTAGCCTTTCGCTGATGCCTACAGGTGTTTCAGTAAGGCTGGGTAGGAGGCTGTTCTTGATTGCTAGAACCACAGTTGCTGATGTTGTCCACCAGACAGGAAACCCTTCCAGCAGAAGGTGttgccctctccctcctccctcagGGAACCTTCTTCCAGAAACCTGGTCTCACTCAAGGCAGCAATGTCCAGTGATATTTGCATGCTGTAGTGTTTGTGTGCTGTATCTCATGCTGGGACTGTGCTTCATAAACCCCTCCTCCACCCCTGTGTTTCAGATTGAGAAGTGCAGTCAGACACTTGGCATCCCAGTCAGCAACATCTTCCCAGTGAAGAACTACCACGAGGAAAGCAGCCTGAATGTCAACCTTGACATCCTCGTCCTCTCTGCCCTGCTGCAGATACTTCAGTTCGCCAGCGACCGCTTTGAGAATGTGCTGCAGAATTTATgatgaattttatttaaaagcagTTTGTGGGAAAAGTAAAACCGGTTCTCGAAAACTCTCAGCACAGTGCTGTCTGTATATTAGTGCTGCATATTTTCCATAGTGATATAGTCTGCTTATTAATACCCATTTTGTTCTTTATATCTAAAGCAATAACCT from Amia ocellicauda isolate fAmiCal2 chromosome 19, fAmiCal2.hap1, whole genome shotgun sequence includes these protein-coding regions:
- the LOC136714665 gene encoding interferon-induced protein 44, producing the protein MGNEESKKPASLQPPPPQELNTPWRGISWTQREKERLMMEIRNLKPPGEEWSEFRILMLGQISSGKSSFLNTVGSIFQDRLVSRAIVGVGSTSVTKKFTPYHLRDKKTGSYLPFALCDVMGKETRDGQGTLPEDIISAAKGHMKDGYEFNPASPLKHDPSEKPPVKDQAHCIIYIVAADQLSLLSNNILDKMKRVRNELNDLGLPQVVLLTKVDAACPLVKEDLCKVYKSIYIKKQIEKCSQTLGIPVSNIFPVKNYHEESSLNVNLDILVLSALLQILQFASDRFENVLQNL